A genome region from Gemmatimonas sp. UBA7669 includes the following:
- a CDS encoding (Fe-S)-binding protein, with the protein MSNVSANIVSANIVSANIVSANVAPSPCALPHTPLADAAKGLDACVHCGFCLQACPTYVNLEDENDSPRGRLVLMRRLLDGDIAPTDPEVGAHFDRCLGCRACETACPSGVPYGELIEATRATLAPLRGLPLVARVILRVFRMHALLHTVLFAARLFRDTRLPAWLAPKLPRRLGFPLAMLASTRPTPLTRTHGSRPSATAVPSSSGSHSTASGVAASNGFRDTAIAVSSANGFRDTAIAVSLLEGCVMHGLLNHINHDTQTAVQANGAKCIDTKGQRCCGALHAHAGDMDGARALARANIAAFERSNPDVIIVNAAGCGAMLKQYGHLLHDDPSWAERATRVAQKTRDVSEWLASVGPKTGSTALPLRVTHDPPCHQMHAQRVVRQPLAVLEHISGLELVPLEDADQCCGSAGIYNLVEPDTSDAVLAPKLQRIAETHAEVLATGNPGCLMQIGAGLHLAGSSVVVKHPIELLAASYNQSAATR; encoded by the coding sequence ATGAGCAACGTGTCAGCCAACATCGTGTCAGCGAACATCGTGTCAGCCAACATCGTGTCAGCCAACGTCGCGCCCAGTCCCTGTGCCCTGCCGCATACGCCGCTGGCCGATGCCGCCAAGGGCCTCGATGCCTGCGTGCACTGCGGCTTCTGTCTGCAGGCCTGTCCCACGTATGTGAACCTCGAGGACGAGAACGACTCACCGCGTGGTCGTCTCGTGCTCATGCGTCGTTTGCTCGACGGCGACATCGCCCCCACCGACCCCGAGGTGGGCGCGCACTTCGATCGCTGCCTCGGCTGCCGCGCCTGCGAAACCGCCTGTCCGTCGGGTGTGCCCTATGGCGAGCTGATCGAAGCCACACGCGCCACGCTCGCGCCGCTGCGTGGCCTGCCACTGGTGGCACGCGTCATTCTGCGTGTGTTCCGCATGCACGCGCTGTTGCATACGGTGTTGTTCGCGGCGCGCCTCTTTCGCGACACGCGCCTGCCCGCTTGGCTCGCGCCAAAACTGCCGCGCCGTCTTGGCTTTCCCCTCGCGATGTTGGCCAGCACACGACCAACGCCACTCACGCGCACCCACGGCTCCCGCCCTTCAGCTACCGCAGTGCCGTCCTCGAGCGGCTCCCACTCTACGGCTTCCGGAGTTGCTGCAAGCAACGGCTTCCGCGACACGGCTATCGCTGTTTCCTCCGCCAACGGCTTCCGTGACACGGCTATCGCTGTTTCGCTGTTGGAAGGTTGTGTCATGCACGGTCTGCTGAACCACATCAACCACGACACCCAGACCGCCGTCCAAGCCAACGGTGCCAAGTGCATCGACACGAAAGGCCAGCGCTGCTGCGGCGCTCTGCACGCTCACGCCGGCGACATGGACGGCGCGCGCGCCCTCGCCCGCGCCAACATCGCCGCCTTCGAGCGCAGCAACCCCGACGTCATCATCGTCAACGCGGCCGGGTGTGGCGCCATGCTCAAGCAGTACGGCCATCTGCTGCACGACGACCCGTCCTGGGCCGAACGCGCCACGCGCGTTGCACAAAAGACCCGCGACGTGAGTGAGTGGCTCGCATCGGTTGGCCCAAAGACCGGCAGCACCGCGTTGCCGCTGCGTGTCACCCACGACCCGCCCTGTCATCAGATGCATGCGCAGCGTGTCGTGCGTCAGCCGCTGGCCGTGCTCGAGCACATTTCGGGTCTCGAGCTCGTGCCGCTCGAAGACGCCGATCAATGCTGCGGGAGTGCGGGCATCTACAATCTCGTCGAGCCCGATACATCAGACGCCGTGCTGGCCCCCAAGCTGCAGCGCATTGCCGAAACGCACGCCGAGGTGCTGGCCACCGGCAATCCCGGGTGCCTCATGCAGATTGGCGCGGGCCTGCACCTCGCCGGCTCGAGTGTGGTCGTCAAACATCCCATCGAGTTGCTGGCCGCGTCGTACAACCAGTCAGCGGCAACGCGGTGA
- a CDS encoding magnesium chelatase, whose protein sequence is MTRLPDTLGALKRSGYAANRPGSVKEEIRRNLIARLQDGGPLFRGVLGYEDSVMPQIVNALLARHNFILLGLRGQAKSRILRALMTLLDEAMPVVAGSEVNDDPFRPISRYARLLIDEHGDDTPIAWVAREQRYVEKLATPDVTVADIIGDVDPIKAARGGHLLSDELTIHYGMLPRANRGIFALNELPDLAGKVQVGLFNIMQEGDVQIKGYPVRLALDVLLCFTANPEDYTARGKIITPLKDRIGSEIITHYPEDVDLGVAITKQEAWTARTGSVEIRVPDLVSEVVERVAFEAREDKRIDKRSGVSQRMPITTLENVVSNAESRALRQGDREAVPRLGDVYAALPAITGKMELEYEGELVGAAAIARELIRRACHATLEARAGDLDTDSIVIWFEQGNLLQIADDMAVDLVRKGFDLVPGLVDLVTAVGLAPRDDDALVVVACELVLEALVARRRISRSDVGMYTRPERESRRKRDEY, encoded by the coding sequence GTGACGCGACTTCCTGACACCCTGGGCGCCCTGAAACGTTCCGGCTACGCCGCCAATCGGCCCGGATCCGTGAAGGAAGAAATCCGCCGCAACCTCATCGCCCGCCTGCAGGATGGCGGCCCGCTGTTCCGCGGCGTGCTGGGCTATGAAGACTCGGTCATGCCGCAGATCGTCAACGCCCTGCTGGCGCGGCACAACTTCATCCTGCTCGGGCTGCGTGGTCAGGCCAAGTCGCGCATTCTGCGTGCGCTCATGACCCTGCTCGACGAAGCCATGCCGGTGGTGGCGGGCAGTGAGGTCAACGACGACCCGTTCCGCCCCATCAGCCGGTATGCGCGTCTGCTCATCGACGAGCACGGCGACGACACGCCCATTGCCTGGGTGGCCCGCGAGCAGCGCTACGTGGAGAAGCTGGCCACGCCCGACGTCACTGTGGCCGACATCATCGGTGACGTGGACCCCATCAAGGCCGCGCGTGGTGGGCATCTGCTGAGCGACGAGCTGACCATCCACTACGGCATGTTGCCGCGCGCCAATCGCGGTATCTTCGCGCTCAACGAACTGCCCGATCTCGCCGGCAAGGTGCAGGTGGGCCTGTTCAACATCATGCAGGAAGGCGATGTGCAGATCAAAGGCTATCCGGTGCGTCTTGCACTCGATGTGCTGCTCTGCTTCACCGCCAACCCGGAAGACTACACGGCGCGCGGCAAGATCATCACGCCGCTCAAGGATCGCATCGGCAGCGAAATCATCACGCACTATCCGGAAGATGTGGACCTGGGCGTGGCCATCACGAAGCAGGAAGCGTGGACGGCACGCACGGGCAGCGTGGAGATCCGTGTGCCCGATCTCGTGTCGGAAGTGGTGGAGCGTGTGGCCTTCGAGGCGCGCGAAGACAAGCGCATCGACAAGCGCAGTGGGGTGTCGCAGCGCATGCCCATCACCACACTCGAGAACGTGGTGTCCAACGCCGAGTCCCGCGCGCTGCGTCAGGGCGATCGTGAGGCCGTGCCGCGTCTGGGCGACGTGTATGCGGCGCTGCCGGCCATCACCGGCAAGATGGAGCTCGAGTACGAGGGTGAACTCGTGGGTGCGGCGGCCATCGCGCGCGAACTCATTCGCCGCGCCTGTCACGCCACTCTCGAAGCGCGCGCCGGTGATCTCGACACCGACAGCATCGTGATCTGGTTCGAGCAGGGCAACCTGCTGCAGATCGCCGATGACATGGCGGTGGATCTGGTGCGCAAGGGCTTTGATCTGGTGCCCGGCCTCGTCGATCTCGTCACGGCCGTGGGTCTCGCGCCGCGCGACGACGATGCGCTGGTGGTGGTGGCCTGCGAGCTCGTGCTCGAGGCGCTCGTGGCGCGGCGGCGCATCTCGCGCTCCGACGTGGGCATGTACACGCGGCCGGAGCGCGAATCGCGCCGCAAGCGCGACGAGTACTGA
- a CDS encoding response regulator, whose product MPRALIVDDEAGIRFALKRWFERQQYQVDEADDGEVALRMLRESPDAEDQRYEVVVCDLHLPHLSGEAVLGLLRTERPDLAQRIILTTGDAVADAPAGSVMAEHPYVLQKPFDLATLRDMVATVRGV is encoded by the coding sequence GTGCCTCGTGCGTTGATCGTGGATGATGAAGCCGGGATACGGTTCGCCCTCAAACGGTGGTTCGAACGCCAACAGTATCAGGTGGACGAAGCCGATGACGGTGAAGTCGCGCTGCGCATGTTGCGCGAAAGTCCCGACGCCGAGGACCAGCGCTACGAGGTCGTGGTGTGCGACCTGCACCTGCCGCACCTGAGCGGCGAGGCCGTCCTGGGGCTGCTGCGCACCGAGCGTCCGGACCTTGCCCAGCGCATCATCCTCACCACCGGCGACGCGGTGGCGGATGCGCCGGCAGGGTCGGTGATGGCGGAACACCCCTACGTGCTGCAAAAGCCGTTCGACCTGGCAACGCTCCGCGATATGGTGGCGACAGTCCGAGGGGTTTGA
- a CDS encoding FAD-binding oxidoreductase, producing MRNRLSSIVGERWVKSRPAALAPYDADGLPGYHATPSLAVFPGTREELIAVVRELARTGTPFVPRGAGTGLSGGALADGVVLIGLNRLTRILDVDPVNRLARVEPGVVNARLSRETVKFGLHYAPDPSSQTVCTIGGNVAENAGGPHCLKYGVTLNHVLECEVLLPDGSLVRLGDAHGESEGYDLLGTFVGSEGCFGVATQVTVRLVPLPDAVHTLLADFSQVTDAARAVSRIIASGIVPAALEMMDNATIRAVEASIYAAGYPVDAAAILLCEVDGPDAGLDEDVAIIREACMANGARAVRVATEPADRMRLWQGRKKAFGAMGRIAPSLVVQDAVVPRTRLPEVLERIEAIGIRHGVKVCNVFHAGDGNLHPNIPYDARDAQQDARVHAAMKDIMQTCIDAGGTITGEHGVGLDKIGYMDRLFDAPTLDAMCRLRSVFDPDRRANPGKVVPVHSCREWAGVVR from the coding sequence ATGCGCAATCGTTTGTCCTCCATCGTCGGGGAACGCTGGGTCAAGTCCCGCCCCGCCGCCCTCGCCCCCTACGATGCCGACGGTCTGCCCGGCTACCACGCCACCCCGTCGCTGGCCGTCTTCCCGGGCACACGCGAAGAACTGATTGCCGTGGTGCGTGAACTCGCCCGCACCGGCACCCCCTTCGTGCCCCGCGGCGCCGGCACCGGGCTCTCAGGCGGCGCCCTCGCCGACGGCGTCGTGCTCATCGGCCTCAATCGCCTCACGCGCATTCTCGACGTCGACCCGGTCAACCGACTCGCGCGCGTGGAGCCCGGCGTCGTCAATGCGCGGCTGTCGCGCGAGACCGTCAAGTTCGGCCTGCACTACGCGCCCGACCCCAGCAGCCAGACGGTCTGCACCATTGGCGGCAACGTGGCCGAAAACGCCGGTGGACCACACTGCCTCAAGTACGGCGTCACCCTCAATCACGTGCTCGAGTGCGAAGTGCTGCTGCCCGATGGCTCGCTGGTACGCCTTGGTGACGCCCACGGCGAAAGTGAAGGCTACGACCTGCTCGGCACCTTCGTGGGCAGTGAAGGCTGCTTTGGCGTGGCCACGCAGGTCACCGTGCGCCTCGTGCCGCTGCCCGACGCCGTGCATACCCTGCTGGCCGACTTCTCGCAGGTCACCGACGCGGCACGCGCCGTCTCGCGCATCATTGCCAGCGGCATTGTACCGGCGGCGCTCGAGATGATGGACAACGCCACCATCCGCGCCGTCGAAGCCAGCATCTATGCCGCCGGCTATCCCGTCGATGCCGCAGCCATCCTGCTCTGTGAAGTGGATGGCCCTGACGCGGGTCTGGACGAGGACGTGGCCATCATACGCGAGGCCTGCATGGCCAACGGCGCGCGCGCCGTACGAGTCGCCACCGAGCCCGCCGACCGCATGCGACTCTGGCAGGGCCGCAAGAAGGCCTTTGGTGCCATGGGCCGCATCGCGCCGTCGCTCGTGGTGCAGGACGCCGTCGTGCCACGCACCCGACTGCCCGAGGTGCTGGAACGCATCGAGGCCATTGGCATCCGGCACGGGGTGAAGGTGTGCAACGTGTTTCACGCCGGCGACGGCAACCTGCATCCCAACATTCCCTACGACGCGCGCGATGCCCAACAGGACGCCCGCGTGCATGCGGCCATGAAGGACATCATGCAGACCTGCATCGATGCCGGCGGCACCATTACGGGTGAACACGGGGTGGGCCTCGACAAGATCGGCTACATGGACCGACTCTTCGACGCACCCACACTCGATGCCATGTGTCGCTTGCGCTCGGTCTTCGACCCCGATCGCCGTGCCAATCCCGGCAAGGTCGTGCCCGTGCACAGCTGCCGCGAATGGGCGGGTGTGGTGCGATGA
- a CDS encoding MFS transporter, protein MSLYARPVESDPEMNPTNVGGTSGPRRSDPFRVLRTHRNFRLFWTGQTASLVGTWMQTMAVGWLSLELSNSAFVVGLVASMGALPIVLFSMHAGALVDRGNKLRIVRITQTLFLLQALVLFGVTLSGHVTVGLLLGLSLVQGTLSAVEIPARQSLIIQLVGREDLQPAIALNSSGFNLARVVGPAVGGAVIGKLGIAWCFGLNALSFGWVLWGLARVRTANSETANGETANRDSGGSTAAGFETANGDSAAPEAFAPEAIGAEASTAGTGVGASGVGASEHEGIRREGSRGLPFRSRLSVPGYRSLLVQLSATNRSAWDGLRYLALPGPVRELLLLVTIGAILGGPFIALMPVVAREQLGLGAEGYGAMLAMVGIGGLIGALLVAGPVSHKPHRGRVLIGAALAFPLLLLAFALTRTPWLAYALLLLTGMAMIMFNSLSNGVLQLLVDERYRGRLMAFYSLVFVGLSQAVGALALGALARLIGGGEAIAACALVLAVASGAAWRRGMFWRVV, encoded by the coding sequence ATGAGTCTGTACGCTCGGCCCGTCGAAAGCGATCCCGAAATGAATCCCACGAACGTGGGGGGCACCTCAGGTCCCCGCCGTTCGGACCCGTTCCGCGTGCTCCGCACCCACCGGAACTTCCGCCTGTTCTGGACAGGCCAGACGGCGTCGCTGGTCGGCACCTGGATGCAGACCATGGCCGTGGGCTGGCTCTCACTCGAACTCTCCAACTCGGCTTTCGTGGTGGGCCTGGTGGCCAGCATGGGGGCTCTCCCCATCGTGCTCTTCAGCATGCACGCGGGCGCGCTGGTGGACCGGGGCAACAAACTGCGCATCGTGCGCATCACGCAGACGCTGTTTCTGCTCCAGGCGCTGGTGCTCTTTGGCGTGACGCTCAGCGGCCATGTGACGGTGGGGCTGCTGCTGGGGCTGTCGCTGGTGCAGGGGACCTTGAGCGCGGTGGAGATCCCGGCGCGGCAGAGCCTGATCATTCAGCTGGTGGGACGGGAGGACCTGCAGCCGGCCATTGCGCTCAATTCGAGCGGGTTCAATCTGGCGCGGGTGGTGGGGCCGGCGGTGGGGGGAGCGGTCATCGGGAAGCTCGGCATTGCGTGGTGTTTTGGGCTCAATGCCTTGTCATTCGGGTGGGTATTGTGGGGGTTGGCGCGGGTAAGAACAGCAAACAGCGAAACGGCAAACGGCGAAACAGCAAACCGCGACAGCGGTGGGTCGACAGCCGCGGGGTTCGAAACGGCCAACGGCGATAGCGCGGCCCCGGAAGCCTTTGCGCCGGAAGCCATTGGGGCAGAAGCCTCAACGGCAGGGACTGGGGTTGGGGCTTCTGGGGTTGGGGCTTCCGAGCATGAAGGCATCCGGCGTGAGGGCTCTCGCGGTTTGCCGTTTCGCAGTAGGCTCTCGGTGCCCGGCTATCGCAGTTTGCTGGTCCAGCTCTCCGCGACCAACCGCAGCGCATGGGACGGCCTTCGGTACCTCGCCCTCCCCGGTCCCGTGCGCGAGCTGCTGCTGCTCGTCACCATCGGCGCCATACTCGGCGGTCCCTTCATTGCCCTCATGCCCGTGGTGGCGCGGGAGCAGTTGGGGCTCGGGGCAGAGGGCTACGGCGCCATGCTGGCCATGGTCGGAATCGGGGGACTGATCGGCGCCCTGCTCGTGGCCGGCCCGGTGTCGCACAAACCCCATAGGGGGCGCGTGCTCATCGGGGCAGCGCTGGCCTTTCCGCTGCTGCTGCTGGCCTTTGCCCTTACGCGCACCCCATGGCTGGCCTATGCGCTGCTGCTGCTCACGGGCATGGCCATGATCATGTTCAACTCGCTCAGCAATGGCGTGCTGCAGTTGCTGGTGGACGAGCGCTATCGCGGCCGTCTGATGGCGTTCTATTCGCTGGTGTTTGTGGGGCTGTCGCAGGCCGTGGGCGCATTGGCGCTGGGCGCACTGGCGCGGCTCATCGGGGGAGGGGAGGCGATTGCGGCCTGTGCCTTGGTGCTGGCCGTGGCGTCGGGGGCGGCGTGGAGGCGGGGAATGTTCTGGCGGGTGGTCTAA
- a CDS encoding TonB-dependent receptor plug domain-containing protein — translation MRRPSVLPPVLLTLLLPAALGAQQRDAKRSTPDTSARRIEPMAVRGSRAPSVTGGATAVVIRPDSLPVPLQPAPALADVLRQTAFVLVRQNSRGETEIGVRGSDSRQAAVLLDGLPLSVGWDSRMDPSILPTTGIEQITVVRGLATLLGGANTLGGVIRLDLNAPLPRRAGGMAPLSRSATLGTGIDQYGSRVLSANLSQPFVLGNGTLRVRGGVSSRARDGFARSGGNPGNGLTGGAADPGDLRNTRLRTNTDQSQLDGFAALRWDNADGAYVGLTATGYTAERGVAPEQHIASPRYWRYPAQSRALGLLTAGTGVRQTPLGYGTLSASVGRTTQDLEIETYANRDYATVTALELGAETTDIARIEGTHSLPGNLQLRVAATDSRVRYDETMAAQNPASVATRYEQRLTSVGTELDIPVHERVLFSGGVVHDRASTPRTGGRESLGTLTQTGWRLGTTLRINDGIRLHASASERARFAALRELYSGALNRFDPNPTLRPETLLGFEGGVTLDGGAFAARGLQLQLVGFAHRLDDAVVRVTLPNRLFRRINRDEIRSHGAEALVSYSPAALRGATITGDVTLQRIRVQDQTITNASDRFAEHNPEQRASLAFISPLMKGIRASAMTRYTGAQYCQHPDLGRQVKLDAQTVGDAALTRTFALRGRGLLQRLTALVAMDNVSNATVYDQCGLPQPGRTLRFGLTLG, via the coding sequence ATGCGCCGACCTTCGGTTCTCCCCCCCGTCCTGCTGACCCTGTTGCTGCCTGCCGCGCTTGGCGCGCAGCAGCGTGACGCCAAGCGCAGCACACCCGACACCTCCGCCCGACGCATCGAGCCCATGGCGGTGCGCGGCAGCCGCGCGCCCTCGGTGACGGGCGGCGCCACGGCCGTGGTCATCCGTCCCGATTCGCTGCCCGTGCCGCTGCAGCCTGCGCCGGCGCTGGCCGACGTGCTGCGCCAGACGGCCTTTGTGCTGGTGCGCCAGAACTCACGCGGCGAAACGGAAATCGGTGTGCGTGGCAGCGACTCACGGCAGGCAGCCGTGCTGCTGGACGGCCTGCCGCTCTCGGTGGGATGGGACTCACGCATGGACCCGTCCATTCTGCCCACCACCGGCATCGAGCAGATCACGGTGGTGCGCGGTCTCGCCACCCTGCTGGGCGGCGCGAACACCCTGGGTGGTGTCATTCGTCTCGACCTCAATGCCCCGCTGCCCAGACGCGCTGGTGGCATGGCGCCGCTCTCGCGCAGCGCCACACTGGGCACGGGCATCGATCAGTACGGCAGCCGTGTGCTCTCAGCCAATCTCTCGCAGCCTTTCGTCCTGGGCAACGGCACGCTGCGGGTGCGCGGCGGCGTATCGTCGCGTGCGCGTGACGGCTTCGCGCGATCGGGCGGCAACCCGGGCAATGGTCTGACTGGTGGCGCGGCCGATCCGGGTGATTTGCGCAATACGCGGCTGCGCACCAACACCGATCAATCACAGCTCGACGGTTTTGCGGCGCTCAGGTGGGACAATGCGGACGGCGCCTATGTGGGACTCACCGCCACCGGCTATACGGCTGAACGTGGCGTGGCCCCCGAGCAGCACATCGCGTCGCCGCGTTACTGGCGCTACCCGGCGCAGTCGCGCGCATTGGGTCTGCTGACCGCGGGCACCGGCGTGCGTCAGACGCCACTGGGCTACGGCACGCTGTCAGCGAGTGTGGGACGCACCACGCAGGATCTCGAAATCGAGACCTACGCCAATCGCGACTACGCCACCGTGACCGCGCTCGAACTGGGTGCGGAAACCACCGACATCGCGCGCATTGAGGGCACGCACTCGTTGCCCGGCAACCTGCAACTGCGTGTCGCGGCCACCGACAGTCGCGTGCGGTACGACGAAACCATGGCCGCGCAGAACCCCGCCTCGGTGGCCACACGCTACGAGCAGCGTCTCACCAGCGTGGGCACGGAGCTCGACATCCCGGTGCACGAGCGGGTGCTGTTCAGCGGCGGCGTGGTGCACGACCGCGCCAGCACACCGCGCACCGGCGGACGCGAGTCGCTGGGCACCCTCACACAAACCGGCTGGCGCCTGGGCACCACGCTGCGCATCAACGATGGCATTCGCCTGCACGCGTCGGCCAGCGAGCGCGCGCGTTTTGCCGCGCTGCGTGAACTCTACAGCGGCGCGCTCAATCGCTTTGACCCGAACCCCACGCTGCGTCCTGAAACCCTGCTGGGATTTGAAGGCGGCGTGACCCTCGACGGCGGTGCCTTCGCGGCGCGCGGACTGCAGTTGCAGCTCGTGGGCTTTGCGCACCGCCTCGACGACGCCGTAGTGCGTGTGACCCTGCCCAACCGCCTGTTCCGCCGCATCAACCGCGATGAGATCAGGAGTCATGGCGCCGAGGCGCTGGTGAGCTACAGCCCGGCGGCGCTGCGCGGCGCGACGATAACGGGCGACGTGACGCTGCAGCGCATTCGTGTGCAGGACCAGACCATCACCAATGCGAGCGACCGCTTCGCGGAGCACAATCCCGAGCAGCGCGCGTCGCTGGCATTCATCTCGCCGCTCATGAAGGGCATTCGCGCGAGTGCGATGACGCGCTACACGGGCGCGCAGTACTGCCAGCATCCGGACTTGGGGCGCCAGGTGAAGCTCGACGCACAGACCGTCGGCGATGCGGCCCTCACGCGCACGTTTGCCTTGCGCGGACGCGGACTGCTGCAGCGACTCACGGCGCTGGTGGCCATGGACAATGTGAGCAACGCGACGGTGTACGATCAGTGCGGGTTGCCGCAGCCGGGAAGGACGCTGCGGTTTGGCCTCACTTTGGGTTGA
- a CDS encoding FAD-binding oxidoreductase, with the protein MSATTHAVTPVAHIVRDHLESQRSFRPLGSGTWRHGGGPFADATPVSVRAHHANVVEYEPGDLVITVGAGMTWRELTQVTAAHGQMFALAPYGSEESTLGAMASTAATAPLALGDLLMRDLVLGLEVVDGTGEVLRAGGRVVKNVAGFDLVRLFTGAHGTLGIITQLSLRLHARPPHDQLMRVTLEQPVVNALATCLPALIAQRAPLPMLLCHTPGQPLTLWARVSGNAARVQALRAHLAALAGVSPSDVEDLGAIDANVDANVDANSGASGSANDPSPLDGLRHTPVDAAVMRLRTPRSDALPFVQAVHRTFTNASWQYHVERGGLRLVVPRDHASHESLDTQLDLLYHHAAAQGALHRISMAWDQGRAVPAPRSALDQQVKARFDPAGLCSPWRVAPELLHDAVVQTP; encoded by the coding sequence ATGTCTGCAACAACGCATGCCGTCACGCCCGTTGCCCACATCGTGCGTGACCACCTCGAAAGCCAGCGTAGCTTCCGCCCCCTGGGCTCCGGCACCTGGCGGCACGGTGGCGGCCCCTTTGCCGACGCCACGCCGGTGTCGGTACGTGCACATCACGCCAACGTGGTGGAATACGAACCCGGGGACCTGGTCATTACCGTGGGCGCCGGCATGACCTGGCGTGAACTCACGCAGGTCACGGCCGCACATGGGCAGATGTTTGCGCTGGCGCCCTATGGCAGCGAAGAGAGCACCCTGGGCGCCATGGCATCCACCGCCGCCACTGCACCACTCGCACTCGGCGATCTGCTCATGCGAGATCTCGTGCTGGGACTCGAGGTGGTGGACGGCACGGGTGAGGTGCTGCGTGCCGGTGGCCGCGTGGTGAAGAACGTGGCCGGCTTTGATCTCGTGCGCCTCTTCACCGGCGCGCACGGCACCTTGGGCATCATCACGCAACTCAGTCTGCGTCTGCATGCCAGGCCGCCGCATGATCAGCTCATGCGCGTGACGCTCGAGCAGCCCGTGGTGAACGCGTTGGCCACCTGCCTGCCCGCGCTCATCGCGCAGCGTGCGCCGCTGCCCATGCTGCTCTGCCACACGCCAGGTCAGCCGCTCACTCTCTGGGCGCGCGTGAGCGGCAACGCTGCGCGTGTGCAGGCGCTGCGTGCGCATCTCGCCGCACTCGCGGGCGTGAGCCCGTCTGACGTGGAGGACCTGGGTGCCATCGACGCCAACGTGGACGCCAACGTGGACGCCAACAGCGGAGCATCGGGTAGCGCCAACGATCCCTCGCCACTGGACGGCCTGCGTCACACGCCGGTCGACGCCGCCGTGATGCGACTCCGCACGCCGCGAAGCGACGCCCTGCCCTTTGTGCAGGCCGTACACCGCACGTTCACGAATGCCTCCTGGCAGTATCACGTGGAGCGCGGCGGCCTGCGACTGGTCGTACCGCGTGATCACGCCTCGCACGAATCGCTGGACACACAACTCGATCTGCTCTACCACCACGCCGCCGCGCAGGGCGCACTGCATCGCATCAGCATGGCATGGGATCAGGGGCGCGCCGTGCCCGCACCGCGTTCCGCTCTCGATCAGCAGGTGAAGGCACGATTCGACCCGGCAGGGCTCTGCAGCCCATGGCGCGTGGCGCCCGAGTTGCTGCACGACGCCGTAGTGCAGACGCCATGA
- a CDS encoding YgfZ/GcvT domain-containing protein — protein sequence MPIDSTDLLYPAPLGADDVEAYHDLRRRAVWFEAQNHWSTIAGPKAAEALNGLVTNDVAALEVGRGLHAVALTPKGKVVCDMYVARLDDETFLCTVIRDCAEAWLSMARKYINPRLAKVHDDHESWATWLVYGQMAADAVARLGSENSARSEPDAPGGALQERIAKLDAWPVWGHAPWSVDGITVRLIRAPVMGALPGFVVLARAEDRETLSRFVQASSYRRGSRAVWNVARIEGGRPAYGVDMDENTIPQEANLDMLGAISFTKGCYTGQETVARVHFRGHVNRHLRGLTAQEVLPQHARVLDGTGKDVGDVRSTVVSPRLGAIAMAMIRREVAPGDTVQVTGSNGSISATVVALPFDEATTEAAG from the coding sequence ATGCCCATCGACTCGACCGACCTGCTCTATCCGGCGCCGCTTGGCGCAGACGACGTGGAGGCCTACCACGACCTCCGTCGCCGCGCCGTGTGGTTCGAGGCGCAGAACCATTGGAGCACCATTGCCGGCCCCAAGGCCGCCGAAGCGCTGAACGGGCTCGTCACCAACGACGTGGCCGCGCTCGAGGTGGGACGCGGCCTGCACGCCGTTGCGCTCACGCCCAAGGGCAAGGTGGTCTGCGACATGTACGTCGCGCGCCTCGACGACGAGACCTTCCTCTGCACGGTCATTCGCGACTGCGCCGAGGCCTGGCTGAGCATGGCGCGCAAGTACATCAATCCGCGACTCGCCAAGGTGCACGACGACCACGAGTCCTGGGCCACCTGGCTGGTGTACGGCCAAATGGCCGCCGACGCCGTGGCGCGCCTCGGCAGCGAGAACAGCGCCCGCTCGGAACCGGATGCCCCCGGCGGCGCGTTGCAGGAGCGTATCGCGAAGCTGGACGCGTGGCCCGTGTGGGGACACGCCCCGTGGAGCGTGGATGGCATCACCGTGCGGCTCATTCGCGCGCCGGTCATGGGGGCACTGCCGGGCTTCGTCGTACTCGCCCGCGCAGAAGATCGCGAAACACTCTCGCGTTTCGTGCAGGCCTCCAGCTACCGTCGCGGCAGTCGGGCGGTGTGGAACGTGGCACGCATTGAGGGCGGCCGACCCGCCTACGGGGTGGACATGGACGAGAACACCATCCCGCAGGAAGCCAATCTCGACATGCTCGGTGCCATCTCGTTCACCAAGGGCTGCTACACCGGACAGGAGACCGTCGCGCGTGTGCATTTCCGTGGGCATGTCAATCGCCATCTGCGGGGACTCACCGCACAGGAGGTGCTGCCACAGCACGCGCGTGTGCTGGACGGCACCGGCAAGGACGTGGGTGACGTACGCAGTACCGTGGTCTCGCCGCGGCTCGGCGCCATTGCCATGGCCATGATCCGTCGCGAGGTCGCGCCTGGCGACACGGTGCAGGTGACGGGAAGCAACGGCAGCATTTCCGCGACGGTGGTGGCGCTGCCATTCGATGAAGCCACGACCGAAGCGGCCGGATAA